Proteins encoded together in one Stutzerimonas stutzeri window:
- a CDS encoding conjugal transfer protein TraG N-terminal domain-containing protein, which produces MTLYTTDYLEYYLTLVSWIVHNGIWAVLVASGVFAIPFLAIIIQEWLKARAEGADEGNKGALSAVRIENRIYVSIVVILFAGMPFIDVDFNTLQFDRTRSAQCQVSVPAPAETGWSQSFSTLNNQSAKVPVWWAFMHTVSRALTGAAVAAIPCGTDLRQMRMEVDATRIDDPVLAQEVSDFTHDCYGPARAKLFMNRPTLDEEQMYDVTWIGSRFFLNTAGYYDIYRAMTPREGWAYDSARDAGLTEVPSGAGYPTCSQWWSSSANGLRARLLGQVDPSLLTRIGGWAGFLSQDQVNDSVIRAIASPRQQKLNQGAVYSDYGGQIEMTIPNVATRAVGDAGLTIGSIGFFPAIDAMRQALPMVLALLKMALVICIPLVLVIGTYDLKTVVTISIVQFALFFVDFWFQLARWVDSTILDALYGWGWGWNRPHANFDPLIGLNNTFGDMVVSFVMATMFITLPAFWVAALSWVGVRIGGLLQGLSDGTRPVSQAGGKAPGMLSGKLR; this is translated from the coding sequence ATGACCCTCTACACCACCGATTACCTTGAGTATTACTTGACGCTTGTCTCCTGGATCGTCCACAACGGCATTTGGGCAGTTCTCGTCGCCAGCGGCGTATTCGCCATACCCTTTTTGGCCATCATCATTCAGGAATGGCTCAAGGCCCGCGCGGAAGGTGCCGACGAAGGAAACAAAGGCGCGTTGTCGGCCGTGCGTATCGAGAACCGCATCTATGTGTCCATCGTGGTTATCCTGTTCGCGGGCATGCCGTTTATCGACGTGGATTTCAACACGCTCCAGTTCGATCGCACCCGCTCAGCTCAATGCCAGGTGAGTGTCCCAGCCCCTGCTGAGACAGGCTGGTCACAGTCCTTCAGTACCCTCAACAACCAATCAGCCAAAGTGCCGGTGTGGTGGGCCTTCATGCACACCGTCTCGCGGGCGCTCACCGGCGCTGCGGTGGCGGCGATCCCCTGCGGCACCGATCTGCGGCAGATGCGCATGGAGGTCGACGCCACCCGCATCGATGATCCAGTCCTCGCCCAAGAGGTGAGCGATTTCACTCACGACTGCTATGGACCTGCACGCGCCAAGCTCTTCATGAATCGCCCGACCCTGGACGAGGAGCAGATGTACGACGTGACCTGGATCGGTTCGCGCTTCTTCCTCAACACTGCGGGTTACTACGACATCTACCGGGCAATGACGCCACGCGAGGGCTGGGCCTACGACAGTGCCCGCGATGCTGGGTTGACTGAGGTGCCCAGCGGCGCGGGTTATCCAACCTGCAGTCAATGGTGGTCCAGCAGCGCGAACGGACTGCGTGCGCGCCTGCTCGGCCAGGTCGACCCCAGCTTGCTGACGCGGATCGGCGGCTGGGCCGGTTTCCTGTCACAGGATCAAGTCAACGATTCGGTGATTCGCGCCATCGCGTCGCCCCGGCAGCAGAAGCTCAACCAGGGGGCGGTCTACAGCGACTACGGCGGCCAGATCGAAATGACCATCCCCAATGTCGCCACCCGTGCCGTCGGTGACGCCGGGCTGACTATCGGCTCCATTGGATTCTTCCCCGCGATAGATGCGATGCGGCAGGCGCTGCCGATGGTTCTGGCACTGCTAAAGATGGCACTGGTGATCTGCATCCCGTTGGTGCTGGTTATCGGCACCTACGATCTCAAAACCGTAGTCACGATCAGCATCGTGCAGTTCGCGTTGTTTTTCGTCGATTTCTGGTTCCAGCTCGCGCGCTGGGTCGACTCGACGATCCTCGACGCGCTCTATGGCTGGGGCTGGGGCTGGAACCGACCGCACGCAAACTTCGATCCGCTGATCGGCTTGAATAATACCTTCGGCGATATGGTCGTCAGCTTCGTGATGGCGACGATGTTTATTACGCTGCCTGCATTTTGGGTTGCTGCCTTATCCTGGGTCGGCGTTCGCATCGGCGGCCTGCTCCAAGGGCTCTCGGATGGCACACGACCGGTAAGTCAAGCAGGAGGCAAAGCGCCCGGAATGCTCTCAGGTAAACTCAGGTAG
- a CDS encoding DUF3742 family protein, producing MKPSAQHSFAERLGQILGRMWRGCLRQERKMNGWLVAHGLTAGGAIALLWITKLAVLGVLLYVAFWMVLVLLFAVVAAWMVRDSDDDASEEWAVGEQAEHKINPGYHPALYNDAPDSRYADAQHDDD from the coding sequence ATGAAACCTTCTGCACAGCATTCATTCGCGGAGCGCCTTGGCCAAATACTCGGCCGGATGTGGCGTGGATGCCTGCGTCAGGAGCGGAAGATGAATGGTTGGCTTGTAGCGCATGGTTTAACTGCAGGTGGAGCTATCGCCTTGCTCTGGATTACCAAGTTGGCGGTGCTCGGTGTGCTGCTATACGTCGCATTCTGGATGGTTCTGGTGCTTCTGTTTGCAGTGGTTGCGGCATGGATGGTCCGCGACTCCGATGATGATGCGTCAGAAGAGTGGGCGGTCGGTGAGCAAGCTGAACATAAGATCAATCCTGGCTACCACCCGGCTCTTTACAACGACGCTCCCGATTCGCGTTATGCAGACGCGCAGCATGACGATGACTAA
- a CDS encoding putative toxin-antitoxin system toxin component, PIN family, with product MAGLRVVLDTNVLVSGLAYPGSVPGRIVAAWRQGGLDVALSHYILDELARVLPRLPRIGMTPVEIRDLVDSLMFLVDIVEPEGEHAADLRDPADQLVLLTLMAAQADYLITGDKDLLALANRYPIVTPAEFWSRHGV from the coding sequence ATGGCAGGGCTGCGCGTCGTGCTCGATACCAACGTGCTGGTGTCGGGCTTGGCGTATCCGGGCAGCGTGCCGGGGCGCATTGTGGCGGCCTGGCGCCAAGGCGGTCTGGATGTCGCGCTTTCGCACTACATCCTGGACGAGCTGGCCCGTGTGTTGCCGCGCTTGCCCCGAATCGGCATGACCCCCGTGGAGATCCGCGATCTGGTCGACAGCCTCATGTTCCTGGTCGATATCGTCGAGCCGGAGGGCGAACATGCGGCAGACCTGCGTGACCCGGCTGACCAGCTCGTATTGCTCACGCTGATGGCGGCGCAGGCCGATTATCTGATTACCGGCGACAAGGACTTGCTTGCGCTGGCAAATCGGTATCCCATCGTAACGCCTGCGGAGTTTTGGTCGCGCCACGGTGTCTGA
- a CDS encoding type II toxin-antitoxin system Phd/YefM family antitoxin, whose product MMITEVSAVSFRQNLGEMLNQVQYRNDSIVIKKDGKPVAALVDAELFARIRRMQERFDALSGRIGEAYASVSVEDGLAEIEAAVAAERKRG is encoded by the coding sequence ATGATGATTACCGAAGTCAGCGCCGTGAGCTTCCGGCAGAACCTGGGCGAGATGCTCAACCAGGTGCAATACCGCAACGACAGCATCGTCATCAAGAAGGACGGCAAACCGGTTGCGGCCCTTGTAGACGCCGAGCTGTTCGCCCGCATTCGACGCATGCAGGAGCGCTTCGATGCGTTGAGCGGCCGGATCGGCGAGGCCTACGCCAGCGTATCGGTCGAGGACGGTCTGGCCGAGATCGAGGCTGCGGTTGCGGCTGAGCGGAAGCGGGGCTGA